A single region of the Manihot esculenta cultivar AM560-2 chromosome 12, M.esculenta_v8, whole genome shotgun sequence genome encodes:
- the LOC110628527 gene encoding uncharacterized protein LOC110628527: protein MQVMSSKSAVSVHQGSNSCSATELAEIAGKFEEDFSLKLKLNEATENELESLKDEKPLHEEERQVEEEDEEFSFACLNPDGSPITADCIFQDGQIRPFFPLFNRDLLFADDSEAKSSSVSALRLPLRKVYVEERVQASSASSSEADEPEGPFCVWERKAVEASPEVCKKSNSTGFSKLRRFRELVLRSNSDGKDAFVFLNHQNHNNNPSSITESASTKTKKAKESEKGVEKKRTPVAKNGGKAPSAHERLYLSNRAMKEEHKRKSYLPYRVGFFTYANGLTGNVHPY from the coding sequence ATGCAGGTGATGAGTTCGAAATCGGCTGTCTCCGTACATCAAGGTTCCAATTCTTGCTCCGCTACCGAGTTGGCGGAGATTGCCGGTAAATTTGAGGAGGATTTTAGCTTGAAATTGAAACTAAATGAAGCTACAGAAAATGAATTAGAGAGCTTAAAGGATGAGAAACCGCTGCATGAAGAAGAGAGACAGGTTGAAGAGGAGGACGAGGAGTTTAGTTTTGCTTGCTTGAATCCTGATGGATCGCCGATAACCGCCGACTGCATTTTCCAAGACGGTCAGATCCGTCccttttttcctttgttcaaCAGAGACCTCTTATTTGCCGATGATTCGGAAGCTAAAAGCTCCTCCGTGTCAGCTCTCCGGCTTCCGTTGAGGAAGGTGTATGTGGAAGAGCGAGTCCAAGCGTCGTCAGCTTCATCCTCGGAAGCGGATGAACCGGAGGGGCCGTTCTGCGTTTGGGAAAGGAAAGCCGTCGAGGCGTCCCCGGAGGTCTGCAAAAAAAGCAACTCTACCGGATTTTCAAAGCTAAGGAGGTTTCGAGAACTGGTACTCCGAAGCAACAGCGACGGAAAGGACGCATTCGTCTTCTTAAATCACCAGAACCATAACAATAATCCTTCAAGTATAACAGAATCAGCCAGTACCAAAACTAAAAAGGCTAAGGAAAGCGAAAAAGGCGTCGAGAAAAAGCGAACGCCAGTGGCGAAGAACGGAGGAAAGGCACCGTCGGCTCACGAGAGGCTCTACTTGAGCAATAGAGCCATGAAAGAGGAGCATAAACGGAAATCGTATCTACCGTATCGTGTCGGGTTTTTCACTTATGCAAACGGGCTGACCGGAAATGTGCATCCGTATTAA
- the LOC110628526 gene encoding AMSH-like ubiquitin thioesterase 2 isoform X2 — protein MAEERDQRLNFTNGDEAELASLYSLDSSLCLYTLEFPCQNLFQTDGKFQHISVHTVTQSSPSPILSCVEKPLKHAHVLPIPVANSDTSSYNQPAASNVLQDIHISARLMDNFLELARENTEKDLETCGVLGAFLEKGTYYVTTLIIPKQKSTSNSCEALKEEEFFTIQNEQSLVPVGWIHTHPSQSCFMSSIDLHTQYSYQVMVPEAFAIVMAPTDSSRSYGIFRLSDPSGMNVLKECQETGFHPHSEPPNGSPIYEHCSNVYTNSNLRFEIFDLR, from the exons ATGGCAGAAGAAAGAGATCAAAG ATTAAATTTCACCAATGGAGATGAAGCTGAACTAGCATCTTTGTATTCATTGGATTCTAGCCTCTGTTTGTACACACTTGAATTTCCCTGTCAGAATCTGTTTCAGACAGACGGCAAATTCCAGCATATCTCTGTTCATACTGTCACTCAGTCTTCTCCTTCTCCCATACTCTCATGTGTGGAGAAGCCACTTAAACATGCTCATGTTTTACCTATACCAGTTGCTAATTCAGATACAAGTTCATACAATCAGCCAGCAGCATCTAACGTCCTGCAAGATATACATATT TCAGCTCGGTTGATGGACAATTTTCTTGAACTTGCCAGAGAAAATACAGAGAAGGATCTTGAGACCTGTGGGGTTCTGGGTGCTTTCCTT GAAAAGGGAACTTACTATGTTACCACCCTGATAATACCCAAACAAAAATCAACTTCCAATTCT TGTGAGGCTCTAAAAGAGGAAGAATTTTTTACCATACAGAATGAACAATCACTTGTTCCTGTGGGATGGATTCAT ACACATCCTTCTCAAAGTTGTTTCATGTCATCAATAGATCTACACACTCAATACTCGTATCAG GTAATGGTACCAGAGGCGTTTGCCATTGTCATGGCTCCAACTGATTCCTCAAG GAGCTATGGAATATTCCGGCTATCAGACCCAAGTGGAATGAATGTACTGAAGGAGTGTCAGGAGACAGGATTTCATCCTCACAGCGAACCTCCGAATGGAAGCCCCATTTATGAGCATTGCTCCAATGTATACACAAATTCAAATCTGAGGTTTGAAATCTTCGACTTGCGCTGA
- the LOC110628526 gene encoding AMSH-like ubiquitin thioesterase 2 isoform X1 encodes MSFSFKAKNCGMAEERDQRLNFTNGDEAELASLYSLDSSLCLYTLEFPCQNLFQTDGKFQHISVHTVTQSSPSPILSCVEKPLKHAHVLPIPVANSDTSSYNQPAASNVLQDIHISARLMDNFLELARENTEKDLETCGVLGAFLEKGTYYVTTLIIPKQKSTSNSCEALKEEEFFTIQNEQSLVPVGWIHTHPSQSCFMSSIDLHTQYSYQVMVPEAFAIVMAPTDSSRSYGIFRLSDPSGMNVLKECQETGFHPHSEPPNGSPIYEHCSNVYTNSNLRFEIFDLR; translated from the exons ATGTCCTTTAGTTTTAAG GCTAAGAATTGTGGGATGGCAGAAGAAAGAGATCAAAG ATTAAATTTCACCAATGGAGATGAAGCTGAACTAGCATCTTTGTATTCATTGGATTCTAGCCTCTGTTTGTACACACTTGAATTTCCCTGTCAGAATCTGTTTCAGACAGACGGCAAATTCCAGCATATCTCTGTTCATACTGTCACTCAGTCTTCTCCTTCTCCCATACTCTCATGTGTGGAGAAGCCACTTAAACATGCTCATGTTTTACCTATACCAGTTGCTAATTCAGATACAAGTTCATACAATCAGCCAGCAGCATCTAACGTCCTGCAAGATATACATATT TCAGCTCGGTTGATGGACAATTTTCTTGAACTTGCCAGAGAAAATACAGAGAAGGATCTTGAGACCTGTGGGGTTCTGGGTGCTTTCCTT GAAAAGGGAACTTACTATGTTACCACCCTGATAATACCCAAACAAAAATCAACTTCCAATTCT TGTGAGGCTCTAAAAGAGGAAGAATTTTTTACCATACAGAATGAACAATCACTTGTTCCTGTGGGATGGATTCAT ACACATCCTTCTCAAAGTTGTTTCATGTCATCAATAGATCTACACACTCAATACTCGTATCAG GTAATGGTACCAGAGGCGTTTGCCATTGTCATGGCTCCAACTGATTCCTCAAG GAGCTATGGAATATTCCGGCTATCAGACCCAAGTGGAATGAATGTACTGAAGGAGTGTCAGGAGACAGGATTTCATCCTCACAGCGAACCTCCGAATGGAAGCCCCATTTATGAGCATTGCTCCAATGTATACACAAATTCAAATCTGAGGTTTGAAATCTTCGACTTGCGCTGA
- the LOC122721366 gene encoding uncharacterized protein LOC122721366: MSTQPQQQPVVVYPNTVSGQPPPASHSHSNGSFGTVFIVLAVIVVISAIACCLGRLCNKRQGNRQSKPSKQSQQNPSFRQKERGREREREGDVEFGFEKGFQTERPSGGNGDGRGGHKLSENGHMKAESYPADDAHLKPGA, encoded by the coding sequence atgtcCACACAACCACAACAACAACCCGTCGTCGTTTACCCCAACACCGTTTCTGGGCAGCCACCTCCGGCTTCCCACTCCCATTCAAACGGATCATTTGGGACTGTTTTTATAGTTCTCGCAGTGATTGTTGTTATATCAGCTATTGCCTGTTGCCTTGGCAGGCTCTGCAACAAGCGTCAAGGGAACAGACAGAGTAAACCCAGTAAGCAGAGCCAGCAAAACCCTAGTTTTCGCCAGAAAGAAAGGGGAagggagagagaaagagaaggggATGTTGAGTTTGGGTTTGAGAAGGGATTCCAAACAGAGAGGCCAAGTGGTGGAAATGGAGATGGTAGAGGAGGACACAAGCTTTCTGAAAATGGCCATATGAAAGCTGAAAGTTATCCTGCTGATGATGCCCACCTAAAGCCTGGTGCTTAA
- the LOC110628382 gene encoding transcription factor bHLH90 isoform X2 yields the protein MRSLEGALEWLRPFVASKAWDYCVVWKLGDDPSRFIQWMGCCCGGGGNVKEERGGENNSAALCRDLYFKHPIRTKACEALACFPSFMPLYSGIHGEVVTSTQSKWITHANASDSNLSPELIGTRVLIPVFGGLIELFAGQHIAKDQKIIEFITAHFNVLKQEASIAHDYASINELYLDSFPEHNLQNLQPPSHLSSLIPPIHIHHPLNQPNNHSSFEGSSSVSNPSNEHSSFDSHSGGYLSRKGILKQSIGKPYGKRKSGYDEDLLKQQAGLIPESNNEVAKVIQRSERDHFRSKNLVTERNRRNRMKDGLFTLRALVPKISKMNKAAILGDAIDYIGELQNEEKKLQDELKEIEEQECKNSTEKIITSRLESLREDSKYLPPTEKNQYSSGFGDKKKTEVQIELNQIGKREFLIKLFYEHKRGGFGKLMDAIHSLGLQVVDANMTTFNGKVLNILKVEATVKDIQPRKLKESLLKLGG from the exons ATGAGAAGTTTGGAGGGAGCACTAGAATGGCTCAGACCCTTTGTTGCCTCTAAGGCTTGGGACTACTGTGTTGTTTGGAAGTTGGGCGATGACCCTTCAAG gtttattcaGTGGATGGGTTGCTGTTGCGGTGGCGGTGGTAATGTCAAAGAGGAAAGAGGAGGAGAGAACAACTCGGCTGCTCTTTGCCGGGATTTGTATTTTAAACATCCAATCAGGACCAAGGCATGTGAGGCTCTTGCTTGTTTCccttctttcatgcctttgtaTTCTGG GATTCACGGAGAGGTGGTGACATCAACTCAATCAAAGTGGATTACCCATGCCAATGCCTCCGACTCGAATCTCTCTCCC GAGTTGATTGGCACTCGAGTTCTAATTCCTGTATTTGGAGGACTTATTGAGCTTTTTGCAGGACAACAT ATAGCAAAAGATCAGAAGATTATAGAATTTATTACGGCTCACTTTAATGTCCTAAAACAAGAGGCCTCAATTGCACATGACTATGCCAGCATCAATGAGCTGTATCTTGATTCATTTCCTGAACATAACTTGCAAAACTTGCAGCCTCCCAGCCACTTGTCAAGCTTGATTCCTCCAATACACATTCATCACCCATTAAACCAACCCAATAATCACTCTAGCTTTGAAGGATCTTCCAGTGTTTCCAATCCTTCGAATGAGCATTCATCATTTGACTCTCATTCTGGTGGTTATCTATCTCGGAAAGGAATTTTGAAGCAATCAATAGGAAAACCCTATGGCAAAAGAAAATCCGGGTATGATGAGGACTTATTGAAGCAACAAGCAGGTCTAATCCCAGAGAGTAACAATGAAGTTGCAAAAGTGATCCAGAGGTCTGAAAGAGATCATTTCAGATCTAAGAATCTTGTCACTGAGAGGAACAGGAGGAACAGGATGAAAGATGGGCTCTTTACTCTGCGAGCTCTAGTCCCCAAGATATCCAAG ATGAATAAAGCTGCTATCCTTGGGGATGCAATTGATTACATTGGTGAGTTGCAAAATGAGGAGAAGAAACTCCAGGATGAGCTAAAGGAAATTGAAGAACAGGAATGCAAAAATAGCacagaaaaaataattacttcaaGGTTGGAGTCGTTACGCGAAGACAGCAAATATCTGCCTCCTACTGAGAAAAACCAGTATTCCTCTGGTTTTGGTGATAAGAAAAAGACAGAG GTGCAGATAGAATTAAACCAGATTGGCAAAAGAGAATTCCTGATTAAGCTCTTCTATGAGCATAAGCGAGGAGGGTTTGGGAAGTTGATGGATGCTATTCATTCATTAGGTCTTCAAGTTGTTGATGCTAATATGACAACATTTAATGGCAAGGTTCTGAACATTCTCAAGGTTGAG GCTACTGTGAAGGACATTCAACCAAGGAAATTGAAAGAGTCATTGCTGAAGCTGGGAGGTTAG
- the LOC110628526 gene encoding AMSH-like ubiquitin thioesterase 2 isoform X3, translating into MSFSFKAKNCGMAEERDQRLNFTNGDEAELASLYSLDSSLCLYTLEFPCQNLFQTDGKFQHISVHTVTQSSPSPILSCVEKPLKHAHVLPIPVANSDTSSYNQPAASNVLQDIHISARLMDNFLELARENTEKDLETCGVLGAFLCEALKEEEFFTIQNEQSLVPVGWIHTHPSQSCFMSSIDLHTQYSYQVMVPEAFAIVMAPTDSSRSYGIFRLSDPSGMNVLKECQETGFHPHSEPPNGSPIYEHCSNVYTNSNLRFEIFDLR; encoded by the exons ATGTCCTTTAGTTTTAAG GCTAAGAATTGTGGGATGGCAGAAGAAAGAGATCAAAG ATTAAATTTCACCAATGGAGATGAAGCTGAACTAGCATCTTTGTATTCATTGGATTCTAGCCTCTGTTTGTACACACTTGAATTTCCCTGTCAGAATCTGTTTCAGACAGACGGCAAATTCCAGCATATCTCTGTTCATACTGTCACTCAGTCTTCTCCTTCTCCCATACTCTCATGTGTGGAGAAGCCACTTAAACATGCTCATGTTTTACCTATACCAGTTGCTAATTCAGATACAAGTTCATACAATCAGCCAGCAGCATCTAACGTCCTGCAAGATATACATATT TCAGCTCGGTTGATGGACAATTTTCTTGAACTTGCCAGAGAAAATACAGAGAAGGATCTTGAGACCTGTGGGGTTCTGGGTGCTTTCCTT TGTGAGGCTCTAAAAGAGGAAGAATTTTTTACCATACAGAATGAACAATCACTTGTTCCTGTGGGATGGATTCAT ACACATCCTTCTCAAAGTTGTTTCATGTCATCAATAGATCTACACACTCAATACTCGTATCAG GTAATGGTACCAGAGGCGTTTGCCATTGTCATGGCTCCAACTGATTCCTCAAG GAGCTATGGAATATTCCGGCTATCAGACCCAAGTGGAATGAATGTACTGAAGGAGTGTCAGGAGACAGGATTTCATCCTCACAGCGAACCTCCGAATGGAAGCCCCATTTATGAGCATTGCTCCAATGTATACACAAATTCAAATCTGAGGTTTGAAATCTTCGACTTGCGCTGA
- the LOC110628382 gene encoding transcription factor bHLH90 isoform X1 produces MRSLEGALEWLRPFVASKAWDYCVVWKLGDDPSRFIQWMGCCCGGGGNVKEERGGENNSAALCRDLYFKHPIRTKACEALACFPSFMPLYSGRIHGEVVTSTQSKWITHANASDSNLSPELIGTRVLIPVFGGLIELFAGQHIAKDQKIIEFITAHFNVLKQEASIAHDYASINELYLDSFPEHNLQNLQPPSHLSSLIPPIHIHHPLNQPNNHSSFEGSSSVSNPSNEHSSFDSHSGGYLSRKGILKQSIGKPYGKRKSGYDEDLLKQQAGLIPESNNEVAKVIQRSERDHFRSKNLVTERNRRNRMKDGLFTLRALVPKISKMNKAAILGDAIDYIGELQNEEKKLQDELKEIEEQECKNSTEKIITSRLESLREDSKYLPPTEKNQYSSGFGDKKKTEVQIELNQIGKREFLIKLFYEHKRGGFGKLMDAIHSLGLQVVDANMTTFNGKVLNILKVEATVKDIQPRKLKESLLKLGG; encoded by the exons ATGAGAAGTTTGGAGGGAGCACTAGAATGGCTCAGACCCTTTGTTGCCTCTAAGGCTTGGGACTACTGTGTTGTTTGGAAGTTGGGCGATGACCCTTCAAG gtttattcaGTGGATGGGTTGCTGTTGCGGTGGCGGTGGTAATGTCAAAGAGGAAAGAGGAGGAGAGAACAACTCGGCTGCTCTTTGCCGGGATTTGTATTTTAAACATCCAATCAGGACCAAGGCATGTGAGGCTCTTGCTTGTTTCccttctttcatgcctttgtaTTCTGG CAGGATTCACGGAGAGGTGGTGACATCAACTCAATCAAAGTGGATTACCCATGCCAATGCCTCCGACTCGAATCTCTCTCCC GAGTTGATTGGCACTCGAGTTCTAATTCCTGTATTTGGAGGACTTATTGAGCTTTTTGCAGGACAACAT ATAGCAAAAGATCAGAAGATTATAGAATTTATTACGGCTCACTTTAATGTCCTAAAACAAGAGGCCTCAATTGCACATGACTATGCCAGCATCAATGAGCTGTATCTTGATTCATTTCCTGAACATAACTTGCAAAACTTGCAGCCTCCCAGCCACTTGTCAAGCTTGATTCCTCCAATACACATTCATCACCCATTAAACCAACCCAATAATCACTCTAGCTTTGAAGGATCTTCCAGTGTTTCCAATCCTTCGAATGAGCATTCATCATTTGACTCTCATTCTGGTGGTTATCTATCTCGGAAAGGAATTTTGAAGCAATCAATAGGAAAACCCTATGGCAAAAGAAAATCCGGGTATGATGAGGACTTATTGAAGCAACAAGCAGGTCTAATCCCAGAGAGTAACAATGAAGTTGCAAAAGTGATCCAGAGGTCTGAAAGAGATCATTTCAGATCTAAGAATCTTGTCACTGAGAGGAACAGGAGGAACAGGATGAAAGATGGGCTCTTTACTCTGCGAGCTCTAGTCCCCAAGATATCCAAG ATGAATAAAGCTGCTATCCTTGGGGATGCAATTGATTACATTGGTGAGTTGCAAAATGAGGAGAAGAAACTCCAGGATGAGCTAAAGGAAATTGAAGAACAGGAATGCAAAAATAGCacagaaaaaataattacttcaaGGTTGGAGTCGTTACGCGAAGACAGCAAATATCTGCCTCCTACTGAGAAAAACCAGTATTCCTCTGGTTTTGGTGATAAGAAAAAGACAGAG GTGCAGATAGAATTAAACCAGATTGGCAAAAGAGAATTCCTGATTAAGCTCTTCTATGAGCATAAGCGAGGAGGGTTTGGGAAGTTGATGGATGCTATTCATTCATTAGGTCTTCAAGTTGTTGATGCTAATATGACAACATTTAATGGCAAGGTTCTGAACATTCTCAAGGTTGAG GCTACTGTGAAGGACATTCAACCAAGGAAATTGAAAGAGTCATTGCTGAAGCTGGGAGGTTAG
- the LOC110627821 gene encoding probable inactive poly [ADP-ribose] polymerase SRO2, which translates to MLTNQYFQTTNLQSEELEVEDRESVVVDNDDDLDADAENGEAHSGDNNESFADFTRNGMFKIGEGSREHDLIKKTLLEGMGRHANFTRIVAIHKNSVSGSAGKARWLAFRIFSQAVAERRGGNSNLRFAWYGASRAEICQVISHGFSHSGETANAQSHGIGISLSPAKFSIDSVESSAADENGLTHILLCRVILGKMEMIPAGSRQFQPSSTEFDSGVDNIVEPRRFTVWNAFMNSHIFPNYIISIQAPSVADMKTNQVRPLRPTSPWMSFPVLLSILSKFLDSS; encoded by the exons ATGTTAACCAATCAATACTTCCAAACAACTAACCTTCAG AGTGAGGAACTTGAAGTTGAAGATCGAGAGTCTGTGGTAGTTGACAATGATGACGATTTGGATGCTGATGCTGAGAACGGTGAGGCTCATTCGGGGGATAACAATGAGAGTTTCGCAGATTTTACTCGCAATGGAATGTTCAAGATTGGAGAAGGAAGCCGTGAGCATGACTTAATCAAGAAGACTTTGCTTGAGGGTATGGGAAGACATGCAAATTTCACGAGGATTGTGGCTATACACAAGAACTCCGTCTCTGGTTCAGCAGGAAAAGCTCGGTGGTTGGCTTTCAGGATTTTTTCTCAGGCGGTGGCTGAAAGGCGGGGTGGAAATTCTAATCTGCGGTTTGCTTGGTATGGTGCTTCGAGGGCGGAGATTTGTCAAGTCATATCCCATGGATTTAGTCACTCTGGTGAAACCGCTAATGCTCAATCTCATGGGATTGGCATCTCTCTGTCTCCTGCAAAATTTTCCATTGATAG TGTGGAATCTTCGGCTGCAGATGAAAATGGTCTAACGCATATATTGTTGTGCCGTGTAATACTGGGAAAGATGGAAATGATTCCTGCTGGTTCCAGGCAATTTCAACCAAGTTCAACAGAGTTCGATTCTGGCGTTGACAATATTGTAGAGCCTAGAAGATTCACTGTGTGGAATGCTTTCATGAATTCTCACATCTTCCCCAATTACATCATCAGTATTCAGGCTCCTTCCGTAGCTG ATATGAAGACAAACCAAGTGAGGCCTCTAAGACCCACTTCACCATGGATGAGCTTTCCTGTTTTGTTGTCTATATTGTCAAAGTTTTTGGATTCTTCTTAG